From one Solea solea chromosome 15, fSolSol10.1, whole genome shotgun sequence genomic stretch:
- the LOC131474524 gene encoding amine sulfotransferase-like, with the protein MQQILVQIMDTAHPEQAEGLSNRDRVPCLEGRSADNPFRDRPDPRMFRSHLPFEMLPLDIKAKQVKVVYVWRNPKDIAVSLHHFAHSWVLLETPKSFEDFFEQFLDGDAYMGSWFDHVKEYYAQQDQANIHFVQYENLLKDLRGEVVKLCAFLGKDLTDEAIDRIVDMSTFKSMKTNPTANYKDLIEKGRYKKETMRKGVAGDWKNHFTVAQNERFDRVFKEKMSNVPITCTWEISQ; encoded by the exons ATGCAACAGATCCTGGTTCAGATTATGGACACTGCTCACCCTGAACAGGCAGAGGGGTTAAGCAATAGAGATCGAGTCCCTTGTCTGGAGGGGAGATCTGCAGACAACCCTTTCAGAGACAGACCAGATCCTCGGATGTTTCGCTCACATCTTCCCTTTGAAATGTTGCCCCTGGACATAAAAGCCAAGCAAGTCAAG GTTGTCTATGTTTGGCGAAACCCAAAGGATATTGCAGTGTCCTTACATCACTTTGCTCATAGTTGGGTCTTGCTAGAGACACCCAAGAGCTTTGAGGATTTCTTTGAGCAATTCCTGGATGGTGATG cttacatgggatcatgGTTTGATCATGTGAAGGAGTACTACGCACAACAGGACCAAGCGAATATCCATTTTGTACAGTATGAGAACTTGTTGAAG GACCTCAGAGGCGAAGTTGTGAAGCTTTGTGCTTTCCTTGGAAAAGACCTGACAGATGAGGCGATCGATCGTATCGTTGACATGTCCACCTTCAAAAGCATGAAGACCAACCCCACAGCAAACTACAAGGATTTGATTGAAAAAGGCCGCTACAAGAAAGAAACCATGCGCAAAG GTGTGGCAGGAGATTGGAAGAATCACTTCACAGTGGCCCAGAATGAGCGTTTTGACCGTGTCTTCAAAGAGAAGATGAGCAACGTTCCTATAACCTGCACCTGGGAGATCAGTCAGTAG